The genomic DNA ATACACACCAGTGATCTTCTGGAGCTCCCGACACTTCTTGGCATGGGCGCTCTCCCGGTTACGCATGGAACTCCCCCTTATGGTTTGTATGAACACCCTTCAGAGCGCACGAATGGTGGTATCCCTCCCCACCGGACTGATACCGGTGCCTTTCTTGCAGCAGAAGTCCTCGGGGCGAAAAGCTGTATTCTTGCAAAGAATGTAGACGGGCTCTATGACAAGCATCCCCTGAAATTTCCTGATGCAGAACTCATTCCTGATATTTCCGCAAGTGAATTGATTGCAATGGATATGGAAGATCTTGTTCTTGAACGAAAACTCGTCGAACTGATGCTTGAGTGTCGGAATGTCAAAGAAGTTCAGATAGTGAACGGACATAAACCCGGAATGATAACCAGGGCAGTCAAAGGCGAAAAGGTTGGAACCATTATCCGTGCTCAGTAATAGACACCTGGTGTGTTACCCAAATCGGGACTATTCATAGTCCATTTTCTGAACCTGCGGGTATGCCGGTTCAGCCATCAGGTGATGTTGATTGATGATTTCATTTTTAATTCTAAACACTCCTATAAGCGTAAGGAACAAATATCTGATATGGATATGCTGCTCTATACCGGATACATCGGGGGGATATGCACAACAATTGCATTTCTTCCCCAGGTTGTCAAGACATGGAAAAGCAGGTCGGCACATGACCTCTCCTGGGGACTCTTATTCCTGCTTCTTATCGGTGTCTTTCTCTGGATGATTTACGGAATAGTCAGTGCCGATATTCCGGTCATGCTTGCAAATGGAGTAACAAGTGTATTCATCGTCTCAATCGTGGGGATGAAATGGTGGTTTGATCACCGGTTGGCTGGGAAAGCAGGTAAATAACTACTGCTGTCTCGTTTTCAGATGTTCTTTTCGGTATATCAGTATCCAGGCCAGAATCAGCCCTGCACAAAACCCTATCGCAAGACCAAACAGGACCGCTAGTACCGCAATAAGGCCGGTAATCCAATAATTATCTGTTTTTAGTCCGTGCTTTGCAAGTTCAACGGCAACCACAATGAGAAGGACTCCGAACATCCCAACAGGAAGGGCATCGGTAATTTCCGGGTCTGCACAGAGTATTCCTATAAGAAAAAGAAGTATTCCCCCAAGTATTAATGAAAGCCCGCCCCTGGCACCAAACCGGTAATGGGCCGCCAGCCCTCCTGCTCCATGACACATGGGAAATCCTCCGAATAGTGATGCTGACAGACTCATCATGCCGACCGTTTTACAGATTTTATCCGGGTTCATCTCTCTTTTAAACAAATCATGTGCCAGAAGAGATGTCGCAAGTATTGCATTTGTCAGGGTCAGGGGGAGCTGAGGAGGAACAAAATGAATTGTTGCATTAAAAAAATCTTCAGGTGATGGAATCTGAAGATTGGGGACAGGAATGGAGATGAAGGTTGGAAATCCTGCACTGAGGAAAGCTACGATAAAGCCTGAAATAATGATGGTCAGCGCAGAGAGATCCGGAATTTTTACAAATCTCGTACTAATTAAAAATCCGGCTACAATCCCTACCGATATGAGTGCAAAAGGTATATCCGGGAGAATAAATCCCGGAATTGCGCTTTTAATGAAAATCAGTGCCAGGCCCAGCTGAACTCCCCTGATAACCGGTTCAGGAATAATCTGTCTGACACGGTCCATCCAACCAAAAAACCCGATGCACAGACATATGATACCCATTACAATACCCGACGCTGCTATCAGGTGAGGGGTGACAGACTCAGCAATGGCAATGGCACCGACTGCTTTGAGCGGTTCAACCGGGATGGGAATTCGATAGTAGAGCCCCGTAATTATGTACCATGCAGCAGCCCACAGAAGCATAAGGGAGATATTCATTCCGCATGATACCGAAACGGCAAAAAGAAGTGGAAGGACAGTTCCAAAATTACCTGCCGAACCGGCCAGCTCTGAAAGAAAATATGAATATCGGGGAACTGACTGATCAGAGACAGGCATTATCGTTCTCTTCCGGCATGATGTGGACTGACGGAGCTTTAAATGAAAGCACAACCTCCACCCCTGGTTTCAGGTCCAATTCACGAATTGACTGCCAGGTTACCTGAACTGAAAGGGCAAGTTCTCCGGATTTTACACTGATAAGGCTGATAATACCAAATGGTCGCACTGCATCGATTGTTCCAAAGAGAACATTCCGGGCACTTGACCATCGGTCCGGGCCGGTATGCAACGTGATCTCTTCGGGCCGTATGGCCATCCTGATCTGGGTTCCTACGGGGATGTCACCAATTGCATGGATCTCGATTCCATGTGACAGAATAACTGACATTCCCTCTTCCTTTCTTATGACTTTTCCAGGGAGAATGTTCCCCATCCCGATAAATTTTGCAACGTCAACAGAACAGGGACGGGTAAATACATCAAAAATGGTCCCGGACTGAATAAATCGTCCATTCATCATGACCGCGACCCGATCAGCAAGCCGTTGCCCCTGCATGAGGTCATGGGTAGACATGATGACAGTCGTGCCAAGTTCCTTATTATAATAGCGGATGAGATCTTCGATAATATCGGTTGAAACAGGATCAAGGTTGGCAGTAGGCTCATCAAGAATCAGGATATCAGGTTCGGTTACCATTATCCTGGCCAAAGATATCCGTTGTTTTTCTCCACCGGAGAGGGTCGTTGCTTTCCGGTTTTCATACCCTGAAAGCCCGATTTCATCCAGCTTCTGCAGGATTTTCTCATTTATCGCCTCTTTTCCAAAACCCCGGTACCAAAGACCGATCGCGATGTTATGGTACACCGATTCCCTGAAGGCAATAGGATTTTGAAAGACCATACCGATGCGTCTTCGGACCGGGTCAGTCTCCGAAACATGGGTGAGGGATTTCCCTTCTAACAGGACCTCTCCTGATGTTGGTTTTTGAAGAAGTCCGAGAATTCTCAGCAATGTGGTTTTTCCCTGTCCTGAAGGTCCGATGATTGCAAAGATCTCTCCTTTCCTGATTGTTTCAGTTACACCGGTCAGGACGGGATTTCCATCAAATTCTTTCGTGATATTTCTGATGTCAATCATCTCGTTCCTACCTGTTCTGTACCAGTCCCATGAAGAGATTGATAATAAGCGCAATGGCCAGAAGAATAATTCCAAGAGCCAATGAAAGATTAAAATTTCCCATTGATGTCTGCAGGGATATTGCGGTGGTAAGCACTCGTGTATGACCTTTAATATTACCACCAATCATAATTGCTGTGCCGACTTCAGAAATCGCCCGTGAAAAACCCACAATAACTGCAGCCATGATGGCAAATCGCGCTTCACGAAGATGACTTTTTAAAAACTGGAACCGTGATGCTCCAAGTGATCGGATGGTATCGGTAATAATCGGGTCTATCGCCTGAAGTGCTGCAATTGTGAGGCCGGCCATAATCGGGATGATAAGGATGGTTTGACCAAATATCATACCATTCGGTGTAAATAACCATTTTAAATCTCCAAGTGGTCCGGATCTTGAAAGAAGCATATAACAGAGGAGACCAACAATGACCGTAGGAAGTGCATACAGAGTTTGTATAACACTAATCAGTGCCTTTTTTCCATGAAATTCCCTGAAGGTGATAGCTGCTCCAAGCGGTATTGCAATAATGGTACTGATCAATACCGAAGAAAAGGTTATATGCAGAGTTCTGATTGTTATGTTCAGCACTTCAGGATCTGCGGTCAGTATGAGATGAAATGCAGTCTCAATACCGGTAAGCAGATCGTTCATAATAATAATTGTTGTGAAAAGAAAAGAACGGTGTGGATTATGCCACCTTGTCGGTGGTCTCTTCCACGGTCACGCCCATTACTTCTGCACTACCCCGTCCGGGGTTAAAGTATGGTACCCCGTTCTTTTCGACTCCATAGGTCGAGAGGATATCCTGGACTTCATCACTGATCATGAAGTTGATCCACTTCTTTGCCATCTCAGTGTTGACATCCGGACATTTCTCTTCAGATACACGCATGACCGCATAGACATTCAGGAAGTTCTCATCATTTTCAACCAGTGGGACAAGTGAGAGGTTGCTCTCGAAGGTTCCCCAGGAGGCTGAGTCAGTTAAGGTGTACCCCTGAAGTTCGTCTGTCATGGTAAGGGTTGGGCCCATACCTGCGCCAGCTTCACGGTACCATTCTGAGGAGTTGATCTCTGCATAGTCATACCCGCCCCATTTCCACAGGAGTTTCTCACGTGAATGGGTTCCGGAATTATCTCCACGGGATACGAAAACGACGCTTGGATCCTCTGCAGTTGCCTTCTCAATTGCCATGAAGGCTGCTGTTCCGTTCAGTCCGGCTACCTTTGCCGGGTCATTTTCCGGTCCGACTAAAAGGAAGTAGTTGTACCCGAAGACACGACGATCGACACCGAATCCTTCATCAATAAACTTGTCTTCTGCAACACGGTCGTGAACCATCACAATATCTGCATCACAGTTTTTTGCAATTTCAATAGCCTGGCCGGTTCCAACAGCTACATGTTCTACTGTTGCACCGGTCTCTTCCTTGAATTTCTCTTCAAGAAGATCAAGAAGCTTGGTTGCGTCAAGACTCGTTGTGGTTGCGATGAGAAGACGGTCTGCACTATGTTCTCCGAGATTATCAACCTTTTCTGCAGATACTGCCCCACAGAAAAGCATTGCCCCCAGCACAAGAGCAATGATCCCAAACGATAATTTACCGATCATGCAATACGAGATCGTCGTGTAATAATATATATTTGTTTAATTGTCCTCTTGAGTAAAACAATTGTTCAATCAACTGTAATACCAATTGATTTTAATGTCGGGTGACAGAAAATACCGAATAATTCTCCATATATTCTTCATATTTTCCCGCTCATTATGAATTCATGGGTATGGATCATTCCTGCTCAATGAATAAATTTTTATTATTCCTTGTTGACTGGTATTTCATACCGAAAAAGACATCCTGTTAAGAGGTATTATGAGATACTCTGGAAAAAAATTCATGCGTTCTATTGATATTATAAATTTCTTTAAATTATAGTATGGGAGATCCAGTCTGTTTAGCTGCATATGAACCCGATCCCATTGTATCCAAAATACCCCTTCTCTCTGCATTGGAGCGCGATTATTTTCTCAAACCATGATCCCATGGTCCGCACCTATAGTAATCATGCTTTCAGTTTTACGGCTCTTCTTTCAAATGGCCCGTTTGTTCTAACTGTGAATCAGACTGACCCTTTTGAAAAAACTCCACTTACTCTCTCAATATGGTCAGATAAAGCGGTACGTGCGCAAGATACCTGTGAAGCATCAGACCTCATCACCTGGTATTTTGCCTTAAATGATAATCTTATGGATTTTCTGGATGCCATATGTTCTGATCCGGTTATGAAAAGTCTTGCTCACCGGCTGGATGGCCTTCGTAGTCCGGCTACACCTACCGTATTTGAAGCACTCATAGATTCGGTTATAGAACAACAGATCTCCCTGTCTGTTGCACGCTCTCTTGAGTACCGGTTTATCAGACAATTTGGGAGAACCTGCTTTGTGAATGGAGATCTGCATTATTGTTATCCTCTTCCAGAAGATCTTGCCGGACTAGAACCATCAGACTTTCGAAGATGTGGATTTACGTCGCGTAAAGGTGAATATATCCGGGATATCTCAAGGAGTATCGAGAAAGGAAACCTTGATCTGGAATCATTCAAAAAAGTCAGAGACAATGCTGATATCGTTGAGGCTCTTTGTCAGATTCGAGGGATTGGCAGATGGACTGCTGAACTGACGATGCTTCGGGGACTTCACCGGATGGATGCATTTCCTGCAGATGACATCGCTCTTCGCCGGATGATATCCCGTTGGTATCATAATGGTAAAAAAATATCTGCATCTGAAGCTGTAAAAACTGCTGAACAGTGGGGCGAATATAAAGGACTCGCGTCATTTTACCTGGAAGTTGCCGAGTATTGCGGTATTATTCCTGGTGTCCGGTCTATCTGAGAACACTCTTTCAATATCCGAAGAGACGAAATGATATCATGGATGTGAAAACTTCAAACATCATCACCATGGTAGCCGGTGTCATATTCGTTCTCCTCGGAATAAATAACATCATGCAGGGAACAGCCTGGTGGCGTTATATCACTTTTGTTATCGGTATTATTATCCTTGCTCTCGGAGCCTATGGATATAAAACAGGAAAGAGGTTTTAACTTCCCTCTTCCTTTGAAAAATGCCAGGACTCTCCGTTTTTACAGATGTCTTTCTTCCAGATAGGGACGAATGCTTTAATCTGCTCTAATATCCATGAACAGGCTGCAAATCCTTCCTGCCGGTGAGATACACCAACGACGATGACCAATATCGTCTCGGTCAGTTCCATCCGTCCGACCCGGTGCACGATATCAACGGTATTCAGGTGATAATCGGCGGTTGCCTGCTTTGCTATCGTATTCAGGTCAGATAATGCAACCTCTTCACACACATCAAGGTCAAGTGCTTCTATGCCATCATCCCTGACCGTTCCGATAAAGGTAACAATCCCTCCGGTCTCGGGTTTCTTTGCTGATTCAATGAATTTGTACGGATCAATCGGGTCACGGGTAATCGCAATCATCGTTATCCTCCTGAAACCGGCGGGAAGAGAATGATCAGATCACCATCTGCGAGTGGAACTGATTCTGCCTCCATCGGTGAAATACGGGTATCATGATGCATGATCATAACATAACTTCTGATATTGTGTGCAGTATCAACGAGCAGCTCAGCATCCGGACCATCTCCTGCAAGAGCTCTGACCGCATCATGAATCGTTGATCCTTCCGGAAGGTCAAGGGTTTGTTCTTCTCCAAATGCATCCCTGAATCGTGCATAACACCGAATCGTAACCTTCATTCATTATCTCCTTTATAAGAACATACCGGACAGTTCTTCCGCTTACCAATCGTTAAAAATTCACTTCTACCCGCCTGTCCGTCCCAGAGGAATAACCTTCCTGATATCATAGACCCGGTTCCGGTCAGGTATTTTATTGCCTCCATTGCCTGTATGGATCCAATAACTCCTGCAACGGCGCCAATAACCGGAACTTTCCCGCCAGGAGGTGCAGCGGGGATAAGGCAGGAAAGGCAGGGGGACTGACCGGGGAGGATGCTCGTCATCTGGCCTGAAAATCCTTCTATCGCTCCATGAATAAATGGAATATCTGCGTTCCAGGCTGATTCATGCAGAATGAACCGTGTTTCATAGTTATCCAGGGCATCAATGACCACATCTGCGTCTGCAACAAGCCGATCTGCTGATCCCTCATCAATCCGCCCAGGATATGCAACAACCGATGTATCCGGTGCGAGGCTGCCAAGAGTTGCCTCAGCTGAATATACCTTCTGGAGACCGACAGATGCAGCGGCGTGCAGAAACTGCCGGTTCAGGTTTGACTCCTGAATACGATCATCATCGACAATAATCAGTTCTCCAATACCTGCCAGGGCAAGATAGGTTGCTGCAGGTGATCCAAGTCCTCCTGCCCCGGCAATGAGGATTGTGGAATTTTCCAGTTTCTTCTGTCCCTCATGGCCGATAAGAGGCAATTGCCTCTCAAATCGGCTGGATAGATATGATGGCGGTATTTTTTTCATGAACAAAACCTGTCTCTGATGTACGCAAGGGTTTCTTTTGCGTCTTCCTGCTTTTGATCAATCCGATGTTCTCTGATCCATTTCATCATCTCGTCTGTCCGGTCTGGATCAAAGGTGCATTCTTTCAGGATGCGTGGCCATGACCGATCCGGATACCAGAGTGACTGTCCGGTTCTCAGGATCTGTTCTGCTTCATCTTCCGTGAAAAATCCAGTTCTGACCCCATGCCGGAGGGTGATCCGGATATTTACCAGCGCCTCAGAAAAGGCCATGTTTGTTGTGGGGTCACATATCAGGGCCACTTCATCATCTGATTCGATCTCCCCGTCCCGGTACATTCTGAAGATCTCACCAATTCCAATCATGCCAAATGGTTCAAGTTCTGCGGCACGGAGCGCGCCCATGCTTGAGGCACCGATGACGGTAATTCCATGTTTCATCACTTCAAGGACTTCCCGGTGACCAACGGCGGCATCCTCAAAGAACACTCCATCAATGATTCCAACCACTCTGGGTCTTATATGTATGATCTCAAGGAGATCAACCCGTCTTACCGGTGGACGGTATTCGGCTGCAAGGATCCTCAGAGCTTCAGGAATCGACAGGCTTGGTCCCAGGAATATAATTACGTCGTGCACGTCTACACCGTTCTCCGATACGTTCGGGATCCATTGCATAGTGTTCAAGTCCAGGCACAATTACTCTGACAACCGGCACCCCAATCTCCGGTCTGGTCAGGTCATGTACGATCACCCGGTCAAGTCCTGCTGCTTTCAAGCGGTCAAGAACGATGTGAATGTCATCCAGAAAGTCATCGGTATGGTATGATGGCATATCTTTGTATGCGATTTCCGCTTCGGTGGTAAACCATTTTTTATTCAATCGCTTGGCGCGGTCGTATCCGACTTTTGAGAGGAAATGAGTTGTTTTTGTATCTTCCCGTGCTCCATGGATCTGTGTGGCCCTGCTCTGGGCTACTTCTGTAAGGGCTCTGAGAATTGCAATCTCACTGCAGAGATGTGATCCCATTCCGATGCACAGGAGCGTCGGATCGCGAAGCTGGAGATCATCTGATACTGCCGCGACGGTCGGGATTCCAAGGTCACTTGTGATATCGCGCAAAATTACATCTACCCCGGCCTCTTTAAACTTGTCAAGAAGTTCACGGGCAACCGGGTGGGTCACGTCTGTTATCGCCGGACCTGCATTCTGTGATGCTTCTACCAATGACCAGGCGTCCCGCTCTATAAGTTCACACAGGCTGTGAAAGACTGCTTCTTCATAGGTATTGCCTGATGCGATTCCGTTTGTACTGGTCCTGAATAACTTCCCCATGATCCGGGGTACCGGATGAAAGACTGCATGTGCAGGAACCCAAACCTCTTCGTTGCGGAGGATATCATATCCCTGCCACCAGGGAATAGGCCATTCCGGTTCTGCATATTCGGGAAGAATGAGAGTATCTGGTCGTATTGCATTCTTCTCCATACGAATCTGGTCATAGGTCATGGTCTGCGGGCTGCGGTCATGGACCTCTGCTGAATATCGTTCAAGACCTTCCATAATTGCCGATACTCTTGCAGCGATGGGGGTTGCTCCTTTCCCATTATATACCGTTATGGCGCCTTCGGCAGCAACCGGACGAATACAG from Methanospirillum hungatei JF-1 includes the following:
- a CDS encoding ABC transporter ATP-binding protein, with the protein product MIDIRNITKEFDGNPVLTGVTETIRKGEIFAIIGPSGQGKTTLLRILGLLQKPTSGEVLLEGKSLTHVSETDPVRRRIGMVFQNPIAFRESVYHNIAIGLWYRGFGKEAINEKILQKLDEIGLSGYENRKATTLSGGEKQRISLARIMVTEPDILILDEPTANLDPVSTDIIEDLIRYYNKELGTTVIMSTHDLMQGQRLADRVAVMMNGRFIQSGTIFDVFTRPCSVDVAKFIGMGNILPGKVIRKEEGMSVILSHGIEIHAIGDIPVGTQIRMAIRPEEITLHTGPDRWSSARNVLFGTIDAVRPFGIISLISVKSGELALSVQVTWQSIRELDLKPGVEVVLSFKAPSVHIMPEENDNACL
- a CDS encoding substrate-binding domain-containing protein, with protein sequence MIGKLSFGIIALVLGAMLFCGAVSAEKVDNLGEHSADRLLIATTTSLDATKLLDLLEEKFKEETGATVEHVAVGTGQAIEIAKNCDADIVMVHDRVAEDKFIDEGFGVDRRVFGYNYFLLVGPENDPAKVAGLNGTAAFMAIEKATAEDPSVVFVSRGDNSGTHSREKLLWKWGGYDYAEINSSEWYREAGAGMGPTLTMTDELQGYTLTDSASWGTFESNLSLVPLVENDENFLNVYAVMRVSEEKCPDVNTEMAKKWINFMISDEVQDILSTYGVEKNGVPYFNPGRGSAEVMGVTVEETTDKVA
- a CDS encoding HesA/MoeB/ThiF family protein, whose amino-acid sequence is MKKIPPSYLSSRFERQLPLIGHEGQKKLENSTILIAGAGGLGSPAATYLALAGIGELIIVDDDRIQESNLNRQFLHAAASVGLQKVYSAEATLGSLAPDTSVVAYPGRIDEGSADRLVADADVVIDALDNYETRFILHESAWNADIPFIHGAIEGFSGQMTSILPGQSPCLSCLIPAAPPGGKVPVIGAVAGVIGSIQAMEAIKYLTGTGSMISGRLFLWDGQAGRSEFLTIGKRKNCPVCSYKGDNE
- a CDS encoding MoaD/ThiS family protein, with amino-acid sequence MKVTIRCYARFRDAFGEEQTLDLPEGSTIHDAVRALAGDGPDAELLVDTAHNIRSYVMIMHHDTRISPMEAESVPLADGDLIILFPPVSGG
- a CDS encoding putative sulfate/molybdate transporter, which translates into the protein MPVSDQSVPRYSYFLSELAGSAGNFGTVLPLLFAVSVSCGMNISLMLLWAAAWYIITGLYYRIPIPVEPLKAVGAIAIAESVTPHLIAASGIVMGIICLCIGFFGWMDRVRQIIPEPVIRGVQLGLALIFIKSAIPGFILPDIPFALISVGIVAGFLISTRFVKIPDLSALTIIISGFIVAFLSAGFPTFISIPVPNLQIPSPEDFFNATIHFVPPQLPLTLTNAILATSLLAHDLFKREMNPDKICKTVGMMSLSASLFGGFPMCHGAGGLAAHYRFGARGGLSLILGGILLFLIGILCADPEITDALPVGMFGVLLIVVAVELAKHGLKTDNYWITGLIAVLAVLFGLAIGFCAGLILAWILIYRKEHLKTRQQ
- a CDS encoding uridylate kinase → MHERHEIFNKLQGETLVRKGLFDRYNERPLMRILPELNVIKIGGHGIIDYGRDVVLPLVDEIGALSKEHQVMIITGGGVRVRHIMDIGLDLGMPTGVLAELTSKISEQNAMMLATLLAPYKAKRIHTSDLLELPTLLGMGALPVTHGTPPYGLYEHPSERTNGGIPPHRTDTGAFLAAEVLGAKSCILAKNVDGLYDKHPLKFPDAELIPDISASELIAMDMEDLVLERKLVELMLECRNVKEVQIVNGHKPGMITRAVKGEKVGTIIRAQ
- a CDS encoding molybdenum cofactor biosynthesis protein MoaE; protein product: MIAITRDPIDPYKFIESAKKPETGGIVTFIGTVRDDGIEALDLDVCEEVALSDLNTIAKQATADYHLNTVDIVHRVGRMELTETILVIVVGVSHRQEGFAACSWILEQIKAFVPIWKKDICKNGESWHFSKEEGS
- a CDS encoding ABC transporter permease — encoded protein: MNDLLTGIETAFHLILTADPEVLNITIRTLHITFSSVLISTIIAIPLGAAITFREFHGKKALISVIQTLYALPTVIVGLLCYMLLSRSGPLGDLKWLFTPNGMIFGQTILIIPIMAGLTIAALQAIDPIITDTIRSLGASRFQFLKSHLREARFAIMAAVIVGFSRAISEVGTAIMIGGNIKGHTRVLTTAISLQTSMGNFNLSLALGIILLAIALIINLFMGLVQNR
- a CDS encoding SemiSWEET family sugar transporter, producing the protein MLIDDFIFNSKHSYKRKEQISDMDMLLYTGYIGGICTTIAFLPQVVKTWKSRSAHDLSWGLLFLLLIGVFLWMIYGIVSADIPVMLANGVTSVFIVSIVGMKWWFDHRLAGKAGK
- a CDS encoding DNA-3-methyladenine glycosylase family protein, encoding MVRTYSNHAFSFTALLSNGPFVLTVNQTDPFEKTPLTLSIWSDKAVRAQDTCEASDLITWYFALNDNLMDFLDAICSDPVMKSLAHRLDGLRSPATPTVFEALIDSVIEQQISLSVARSLEYRFIRQFGRTCFVNGDLHYCYPLPEDLAGLEPSDFRRCGFTSRKGEYIRDISRSIEKGNLDLESFKKVRDNADIVEALCQIRGIGRWTAELTMLRGLHRMDAFPADDIALRRMISRWYHNGKKISASEAVKTAEQWGEYKGLASFYLEVAEYCGIIPGVRSI
- a CDS encoding YcaO-related McrA-glycine thioamidation protein; protein product: MILSSCKKLYQKETHRTRSPEETYEAVHDLTGPAGITRVADITGLDRIGIPVFSCIRPVAAEGAITVYNGKGATPIAARVSAIMEGLERYSAEVHDRSPQTMTYDQIRMEKNAIRPDTLILPEYAEPEWPIPWWQGYDILRNEEVWVPAHAVFHPVPRIMGKLFRTSTNGIASGNTYEEAVFHSLCELIERDAWSLVEASQNAGPAITDVTHPVARELLDKFKEAGVDVILRDITSDLGIPTVAAVSDDLQLRDPTLLCIGMGSHLCSEIAILRALTEVAQSRATQIHGAREDTKTTHFLSKVGYDRAKRLNKKWFTTEAEIAYKDMPSYHTDDFLDDIHIVLDRLKAAGLDRVIVHDLTRPEIGVPVVRVIVPGLEHYAMDPERIGERCRRARRNYIPGTKPVDS
- a CDS encoding TfuA-related McrA-glycine thioamidation protein yields the protein MHDVIIFLGPSLSIPEALRILAAEYRPPVRRVDLLEIIHIRPRVVGIIDGVFFEDAAVGHREVLEVMKHGITVIGASSMGALRAAELEPFGMIGIGEIFRMYRDGEIESDDEVALICDPTTNMAFSEALVNIRITLRHGVRTGFFTEDEAEQILRTGQSLWYPDRSWPRILKECTFDPDRTDEMMKWIREHRIDQKQEDAKETLAYIRDRFCS